In the genome of Penaeus vannamei isolate JL-2024 chromosome 26, ASM4276789v1, whole genome shotgun sequence, one region contains:
- the LOC113811836 gene encoding uncharacterized protein, translated as MNPLSLRGVSVLVLVCVVSAAPQGYGAGGDGGLGVDLGGAGGHGGAGGHGGSGVGGGSVLPFVFVGSSVLPESAIGGVGGGAGGVVGGEYSAPAAGAAGGFDAGVAGGFDGGLAGGFDTGVAGGFDTGVAGGFDAGAVGGFETGVVAEEYSAPSAGAAGDFGAGVAGGFDAGVGGGFDAGVAGVGGGFDAGVAGVGGGFDAAPVGAVDSGFVSDNIIPQDAIRSLPGAAAPAAEYAGPAR; from the exons ATGAACCCTCTTTCG CTCCGAGGTGTGTCCGTGCTGGTCCTGGTGTGCGTGGTGTCCGCAGCGCCGCAGGGATACGGTGCCGGAGGCGACGGCGGACTGGGAGTCGATCTCGGCGGCGCAGGAGGCCACGGTGGTGCAGGAGGCCACGGCGGCAGCGGCGTTGGAGGCGGCAGTGTGCTTCCTTTCGTCTTCGTCGGTAGTAGTGTGCTGCCTGAAAGCGCCATTGGCGGTGTAGGAGGTGGTGCTGGAGGTGTCGTCGGTGGGGAATACAGCGCGCCAGCTGCCGGGGCTGCTGGAGGCTTCGACGCTGGAGTCGCCGGAGGCTTCGATGGTGGTCTTGCTGGAGGTTTCGACACTGGTGTTGCTGGTGGATTTGACACTGGTGTTGCTGGAGGATTTGACGCTGGCGCCGTTGGAGGCTTCGAAACTGGTGTTGTAGCAGAGGAATACAGCGCACCAAGTGCTGGTGCTGCTGGAGACTTTGGCGCCGGTGTAGCTGGAGGCTTTGATGCTGGTGTTGGTGGAGGCTTCGACGCCGGTGTAGCTGGTGTTGGTGGAGGCTTCGACGCCGGTGTAGCTGGTGTTGGTGGAGGCTTCGACGCTGCTCCCGTTGGCGCAGTCGACAGCGGCTTCGTGAGCGACAACATCATCCCTCAGGACGCCATTCGCTCCTTGCCCGGCGCCGCTGCTCCCGCTGCCGAGTACGCCGGCCCCGCGCGCTGA
- the LOC138866682 gene encoding uncharacterized protein — MNANKCEAANLFIFTLLDINEAPCNLAKCVSSIHEKPLNARPKKQSRQRHVTSRFLCLDGFRFLIPGKVLGHILLRRMRDHLLRHQRPEQSGFTPGKSTRDRILALRIIAECHRELGRGMLAAYIDLKKAFNTVYRESLGDPETEGNFNKNYWITATIQSHCGATLSNIKVTDLDFAGDVVICLWKPQWWLWMPPPSIEVKPFYLEVSWTYSTDWPGRGVMNSLNKGIWRCWYLCRSTNLRVFKALIMPVLLYGSETWTLSCALESRLDSFCNRSLRWIIGHCWRDYVSNQRLHRETGTRPVTWTIRDRQLRVYGHLTRFPQDDPAHQVVSVRDNPGWRRPRKLWIGQIDQTCREEHEMGRVPAWRLTMRNPRRWKKKRGCGYAPPSALAPR, encoded by the exons ATGAATGCGAATAAATGTGAGGCTGCCAACCTGTTCATCTTCACTCTGCTTG ACATCAACGAAGCACCTTGCAACCTTGCAAAGTGTGTCAGCTCCATCCACGAGAAGCCTCTAAATGCTCGCCCAAAGAAGCAGTCTAGACAGCGCCATgtcacttcccgttttctatgtcttgATGGATTCCGTTTTCt tataccaggcaaggttctcggtcacatccttctgagacgtatgagagaccaccTACttaggcaccagaggccggagcaatctggattcactcctggtaagtccacaagagaccgtatccttgcgcttcgaatcATTGCAGAGTGCCATCGTGAGCTTGGGCGTGGaatgcttgcagcctacatcgacctcaagaaggcattcaataCGGTGTATCGAGAATCACtcggagatcctgagactgaggggAATTTCAACAAGAATTATTGGATTACTG ctactattcaaagtcattgtggagcaactctgagcaatatcaaggttactgaccttgactttgctggtgATGTTGTTATCTGTCTATGGAAACctcagtggtggctctggatgccaCCACCAAGTATTGAAGTGAAGCCCTTttatctagaggtctcctggacctattcg acggattggcctggcagaggggtcatgaactctctcaacaagggtatttggagatgctggtacctgtgcagaagcaCCAACCTACGCGTCTTCaaagccctgataatgccagttttgctctacggtagtgaaacctggacattatcctgtgccttggagtctcgtcttgattccttttgtaataggtccttgcgctggatcatagGGCACTGTTGGCGGGACTACGTGTCCaatcaacggttgcaccgtgagactggcacaaggcCTGTTACCTggacaatccgtgatcgccaactcagggtaTATGGCCACCTgactcgcttcccacaggatgatcctgcccatcaggttgtgtctgttcgagacaaccctgggtggaggaggcctaggAAGTTGTGgattgggcagatcgaccaaacctgtcgtgaggagcacgagatgggccgagtccctgcctggcggcttaccATGAGgaaccctcgtaggtggaaaaaaaagcgtggatgcggctatgcgcccccgtcggcgttagctcccagatga
- the LOC138859142 gene encoding uncharacterized protein, producing MLLEWCLTFNWRRCVLACIQGFMFEHVITRQNKNAQSSIKRSRGQVVSQFIAESRKPLLVMNSHRIMMHGASVLALVCMVSAAKLPGYSTGGDSGLGVDLRGVGGHAGGAGGAGSVFQAVFVGRGNLPASAIGGAAGGFSGGAAGGFGGGAVGQEYSGPSTGPVAPVVTVEEEYTGPVAAVSPVVTVEEEYTGPSTGPVVPIVAVEEEYTGPSIEAGPVAAVSPIVTVDEVYNVPVAPVVTVDEEYSAPVAPVPNVEEEYTEPSEVAHVSPPVSEYISPNH from the exons ATGTTGCTTGAATGGTGCCTGACTTTCAACTGGCGGCGATGCGTTCTTGCCTGCATTCAGGGGTTCATGTTTGAACATGTTATAACACGTCAGAACAAGAATG CACAGTCAAGTATAAAACGGAGTCGAGGGCAAGTTGTGTCACAGTTCATCGCTGAATCTCGAAAACCACTTTTAGTTATGAATTCTCACCGTATCATG ATGCACGGCGCCTCTGTGCTGGCTCTGGTGTGCATGGTGTCCGCTGCGAAGCTGCCAGGATACAGTACCGGAGGCGACTCTGGCTTGGGCGTCGATCTCAGAGGCGTAGGAGGCCACGCCGGCGgcgcaggaggagcaggaagcgTTTTCCAGGCCGTTTTCGTCGGCAGAGGAAACCTTCCTGCTAGTGCTATTGGAGGCGCTGCTGGAGGTTTCTCCGGAGGCGCTGCTGGAGGCTTTGGCGGCGGCGCTGTTGGACAGGAGTACTCTGGGCCAAGCACAGGCCCCGTTGCCCCTGTTGTTACCGTTGAAGAGGAATACACCGGCCCCGTTGCCGCCGTGTCTCCTGTTGTCACTGTGGAAGAGGAATACACTGGGCCAAGCACTGGACCTGTTGTACCCATCGTTGCCGTTGAAGAGGAGTACACTGGGCCAAGTATCGAGGCTGGCCCCGTTGCCGCCGTCTCTCCTATCGTTACCGTTGACGAAGTATATAATGTACCCGTTGCCCCTGTTGTAACCGTTGACGAAGAATACAGTGCTCCCGTTGCCCCCGTTCCAAACGTTGAAGAAGAGTACACTGAGCCCAGCGAAGTCGCCCATGTCAGCCCCCCTGTTAGCGAATATATTTCACCAAACCACTAA